From Apium graveolens cultivar Ventura chromosome 9, ASM990537v1, whole genome shotgun sequence, the proteins below share one genomic window:
- the LOC141684103 gene encoding helicase-like transcription factor CHR28 isoform X2 yields MEHIAIISSDSDSDSDWDLDLVKAMLDSAPAESTAMVNYGASPSNVDSAFPHSTVHGGSSQVSTSNGILAKPSPGLAANYRDLSSRGNTSGSSLTVINGPSRKLPSPASVNAYNGSSLQRSQQIQGSNRALPTSVQPQVLLVNNVGSSQLRESYRKTFSAQQKSEYGMNHMKSQTGRGSDDELIMFDSSGYRIQPPSHAKSTSTSQHSISADKVFRSAVGEDRVVEHDERLIFQAALQDLSQPNLEANLPDGLMTVPLLRHQKIALAWMFQKETKSTFCSGGILADDQGLGKTISMIAIILKQRYEQSKSKPEDPNQQTTEALNLDDDEDNKITVLDDDNQDGESNDLKLLKEASTSRRAFKSLRPQAGTLVVCPASVLRQWARELDEKVAEKSPLKVLIYHGTTRTKEPSELAAYDVVLTTYALVANEVPKQPVVDEDEDDMKNGERHGLSAGFSTNKKQKKMNGASKRKKKSTRGIDISDIDLDSGALARVRWSRVILDEAQTIKNHRTQVARACCSLKAKVRWCLSGTPIQNSIDELFSYFRFLRYEPYSAYKSFCSMLKNPISRNSVQGYKKLYAVLRTVMLRRTKGTFIDGEPIITLPSKTINLNKVEFSVEERAYYKKLEADSRSQFKAYAAAGTLGQNYANILLMLLRLRQACDHPLLVKGFTSDSVERYSSQMATSLPRNMLINLLKHLQTTSAICGWCKDPPEDAIVTMCGHVFCYQCVSEFVRGDENTCPSPECKQQLGPDLVFSKATLRRCLSDDQVDKPSSSSQPEKSSILQSDYISSKIKAALEILASHCKSNSQSSQLHGVDSSNLDEELLNSGVSCSDAQIEAPRKAIVFSQWIGMLDLVEMALKQSGLVYRKLDGTMSLSARDKAVREFNTDPEVTVMLMSLKAGNLGLNMVAATHVILLDLWWNPTTEDQAIDRAHRIGQNHPVTVSRLTIRDTVEDRILALQDEKRKMVASAFGEDPSGGTGSRLTVEDLKYLFMGNQ; encoded by the exons ATGGAACATATAGCTATTATTTCATCAGATAGTGATAGTGATAGTGATTGGGATCTGGATTTGGTCAAGGCAATGCTTGATTCTGCACCGGCAGAGTCTACTGCTATGGTAAATTACGGAGCTTCTCCGTCTAATGTAGACTCTGCTTTTCCTCATTCAACAG TTCATGGCGGATCGTCTCAAGTATCCACTTCAAATGGAATCTTGGCAAAGCCAAGCCCAGGATTGGCTGCCAATTATAGGGATCTTTCATCCCGGGGAAACACCTCCGGTAGCAGTTTAACTG TTATTAATGGACCCTCACGTAAATTACCTTCCCCGGCAAGTGTGAATGCATACAACGGAAGCTCATTACAGCGTAGCCAGCAAATACAAG GCTCTAACAGGGCACTTCCGACATCCGTTCAGCCTCAAGTACTTTTGGTGAACAATGTGGGTAGCAGTCAGTTGCGTGAATCTTATAGAAAAACATTTTCTGCACAACAGAAATCAGAATACGGCATGAACCATATGAAAAGCCAAACTGGCAGGGGAAGTGATGATGAATTAATAATGTTCGATAGCAGCGGGTATAGGATTCAGCCTCCATCGCATGCAAAGTCTACTTCAACATCACAGCATTCCATTTCGGCAGATAAAGTTTTTCGCTCTGCGGTTGGTGAAGATAGAGTAGTTGAACATGACGAGAGGCTAATTTTTCAAGCTGCGTTGCAG GATCTAAGCCAGCCTAATCTTGAAGCTAATCTACCTGATGGCCTTATGACAGTCCCTCTTCTGAGACACCAG AAAATTGCACTAGCTTGGATGTTTCAAAAGGAAACTAAAAGCACATTTTGTTCTGGTGGAATTCTTGCCGATGATCAG GGACTTGGAAAAACCATTTCAATGATTGCCATTATACTGAAGCAGAGATATGAACAGTCAAAATCCAAACCAGAAGATCCAAACCAGCAGACAACTGAAGCCTTaaatttggatgatgatgaagatAATAAAATTACTGTTCTTGATGATGACAACCAAGATGGAGAATCTAATGACCTTAAATTGCTTAAAGAAGCAAGCACTTCTAGACGGGCATTTAAAAGTTTAAGGCCTCAAGCTGGAACTCTGGTTGTGTGTCCAGCAAGTGTGCTTCGTCAATGGGCTAGGGAGCTGGATGAGAAAGTTGCAGAAAAATCTCCACTTAAAGTTTTAATTTATCATGGAACCACTAGAACAAAGGAACCTAGCGAACTGGCAGCATATGATGTGGTTCTCACGACATATGCTCTTGTGGCGAATGAAGTTCCAAAACAACCTGTGGTTGATGAGGACGAAGATGATATGAAAAATGGGGAAAGGCATGGGTTATCTGCTGGGTTCTCTACTAACAAAAAACAGAAGAAGATGAACGGTGCTAGCAAGAGAAAAAAGAAAAGTACAAGAGGAATTGACATTTCTGATATTGATTTGGATTCTGGTGCTCTTGCAAGAGTTCGTTGGTCTAGGGTCATATTAGATGAGGCACAGACAATAAAAAATCACAGGACACAGGTAGCCAGGGCCTGCTGTAGTCTTAAAGCAAAAGTAAGGTGGTGTTTATCTGGAACACCTATACAGAATTCAATAGATGAGTTGTTCAGCTACTTCAGATTTTTGCGATATGAACCATATAGTGCCTATAAATCATTTTGCAGTATGCTAAAGAACCCCATTTCCAGAAACTCAGTCCAAGGATATAAAAAGCTGTATGCTGTGCTCAGGACTGTAATGCTTCGTCGAACTAAAG GCACATTCATTGATGGAGAGCCTATTATTACATTACCATCAAAAACAATAAATCTAAATAAGGTGGAATTCTCTGTCGAGGAGCGGGCTTACTATAAAAAACTTGAAGCTGATTCACGGTCACAGTTCAAA GCCTATGCTGCTGCTGGTACTTTGGGTCAAAATTATGCCAATATACTACTGATGCTATTGCGCCTTCGGCAAGCTTGTGACCACCCACTGCTTGTGAAAGGTTTTACTTCAGATTCGGTTGAAAGATATTCCTCGCAGATGGCAACAAGTCTTCCGAGGAATATGCTGATAAACTTGTTAAAGCACCTTCAGACAACCTCAGCTATTTGTGGTTGGTGCAAA GATCCACCTGAAGATGCAATTGTCACAATGTGCGGACATGTTTTCTGCTACCAGTGTGTATCAGAATTCGTAAGGGGGGATGAAAATACATGTCCTTCACCTGAATGCAAACAGCAACTTGGTCCTGATCTTGTGTTCTCCAAAGCTACTCTAAGAAGGTGTCTGTCTGATGACCAAGTTGATAAACCCTCTAGTTCATCTCAGCCTGAAAAGTCGTCAATTTTGCAGAGTGACtatatttcttcaaaaattaaaGCTGCTTTGGAGATTCTTGCATCTCATTGCAAGTCAAACAGTCAAAGTTCGCAGTTGCATGGTGTGGATTCTTCAAATTTAGATGAAGAACTATTAAACTCAGGTGTTTCATGTTCGGATGCACAAATTGAAGCTCCAAGGAAAGCTATTGTTTTTTCTCAGTGGATTGGCATGTTGGATTTAGTTGAAATGGCATTGAAACAGTCTGGTCTAGTGTATAGGAAACTTGATGGTACGATGTCATTGTCTGCAAGGGACAAGGCTGTCAGGGAATTTAACACTGACCCCGAG GTGACAGTTATGCTCATGTCGCTTAAAGCCGGTAACCTTGGTCTCAACATGGTTGCTGCAACTCATGTGATTCTTCTGGACCTTTGGTGGAATCCAACTACTGAAGATCAGGCTATTGACAGAGCTCACCGAATAGGACAGAATCATCCTGTCACTGTATCACGGCTCACTATTCGGGATACTGTTGAAGATAGGATATTGGCTCTTCAG GATGAGAAAAGGAAAATGGTTGCATCTGCATTTGGCGAGGATCCAAGTGGAGGCACAGGAAGTCGGTTAACCGTGGAAGACTTGAAATATCTATTCATGGGAAATCAGTAA
- the LOC141684103 gene encoding helicase-like transcription factor CHR28 isoform X1 codes for MEHIAIISSDSDSDSDWDLDLVKAMLDSAPAESTAMVNYGASPSNVDSAFPHSTVHGGSSQVSTSNGILAKPSPGLAANYRDLSSRGNTSGSSLTVINGPSRKLPSPASVNAYNGSSLQRSQQIQDNNRYTSLQGSNRALPTSVQPQVLLVNNVGSSQLRESYRKTFSAQQKSEYGMNHMKSQTGRGSDDELIMFDSSGYRIQPPSHAKSTSTSQHSISADKVFRSAVGEDRVVEHDERLIFQAALQDLSQPNLEANLPDGLMTVPLLRHQKIALAWMFQKETKSTFCSGGILADDQGLGKTISMIAIILKQRYEQSKSKPEDPNQQTTEALNLDDDEDNKITVLDDDNQDGESNDLKLLKEASTSRRAFKSLRPQAGTLVVCPASVLRQWARELDEKVAEKSPLKVLIYHGTTRTKEPSELAAYDVVLTTYALVANEVPKQPVVDEDEDDMKNGERHGLSAGFSTNKKQKKMNGASKRKKKSTRGIDISDIDLDSGALARVRWSRVILDEAQTIKNHRTQVARACCSLKAKVRWCLSGTPIQNSIDELFSYFRFLRYEPYSAYKSFCSMLKNPISRNSVQGYKKLYAVLRTVMLRRTKGTFIDGEPIITLPSKTINLNKVEFSVEERAYYKKLEADSRSQFKAYAAAGTLGQNYANILLMLLRLRQACDHPLLVKGFTSDSVERYSSQMATSLPRNMLINLLKHLQTTSAICGWCKDPPEDAIVTMCGHVFCYQCVSEFVRGDENTCPSPECKQQLGPDLVFSKATLRRCLSDDQVDKPSSSSQPEKSSILQSDYISSKIKAALEILASHCKSNSQSSQLHGVDSSNLDEELLNSGVSCSDAQIEAPRKAIVFSQWIGMLDLVEMALKQSGLVYRKLDGTMSLSARDKAVREFNTDPEVTVMLMSLKAGNLGLNMVAATHVILLDLWWNPTTEDQAIDRAHRIGQNHPVTVSRLTIRDTVEDRILALQDEKRKMVASAFGEDPSGGTGSRLTVEDLKYLFMGNQ; via the exons ATGGAACATATAGCTATTATTTCATCAGATAGTGATAGTGATAGTGATTGGGATCTGGATTTGGTCAAGGCAATGCTTGATTCTGCACCGGCAGAGTCTACTGCTATGGTAAATTACGGAGCTTCTCCGTCTAATGTAGACTCTGCTTTTCCTCATTCAACAG TTCATGGCGGATCGTCTCAAGTATCCACTTCAAATGGAATCTTGGCAAAGCCAAGCCCAGGATTGGCTGCCAATTATAGGGATCTTTCATCCCGGGGAAACACCTCCGGTAGCAGTTTAACTG TTATTAATGGACCCTCACGTAAATTACCTTCCCCGGCAAGTGTGAATGCATACAACGGAAGCTCATTACAGCGTAGCCAGCAAATACAAG ATAATAATCGATATACTTCTCTACAAGGCTCTAACAGGGCACTTCCGACATCCGTTCAGCCTCAAGTACTTTTGGTGAACAATGTGGGTAGCAGTCAGTTGCGTGAATCTTATAGAAAAACATTTTCTGCACAACAGAAATCAGAATACGGCATGAACCATATGAAAAGCCAAACTGGCAGGGGAAGTGATGATGAATTAATAATGTTCGATAGCAGCGGGTATAGGATTCAGCCTCCATCGCATGCAAAGTCTACTTCAACATCACAGCATTCCATTTCGGCAGATAAAGTTTTTCGCTCTGCGGTTGGTGAAGATAGAGTAGTTGAACATGACGAGAGGCTAATTTTTCAAGCTGCGTTGCAG GATCTAAGCCAGCCTAATCTTGAAGCTAATCTACCTGATGGCCTTATGACAGTCCCTCTTCTGAGACACCAG AAAATTGCACTAGCTTGGATGTTTCAAAAGGAAACTAAAAGCACATTTTGTTCTGGTGGAATTCTTGCCGATGATCAG GGACTTGGAAAAACCATTTCAATGATTGCCATTATACTGAAGCAGAGATATGAACAGTCAAAATCCAAACCAGAAGATCCAAACCAGCAGACAACTGAAGCCTTaaatttggatgatgatgaagatAATAAAATTACTGTTCTTGATGATGACAACCAAGATGGAGAATCTAATGACCTTAAATTGCTTAAAGAAGCAAGCACTTCTAGACGGGCATTTAAAAGTTTAAGGCCTCAAGCTGGAACTCTGGTTGTGTGTCCAGCAAGTGTGCTTCGTCAATGGGCTAGGGAGCTGGATGAGAAAGTTGCAGAAAAATCTCCACTTAAAGTTTTAATTTATCATGGAACCACTAGAACAAAGGAACCTAGCGAACTGGCAGCATATGATGTGGTTCTCACGACATATGCTCTTGTGGCGAATGAAGTTCCAAAACAACCTGTGGTTGATGAGGACGAAGATGATATGAAAAATGGGGAAAGGCATGGGTTATCTGCTGGGTTCTCTACTAACAAAAAACAGAAGAAGATGAACGGTGCTAGCAAGAGAAAAAAGAAAAGTACAAGAGGAATTGACATTTCTGATATTGATTTGGATTCTGGTGCTCTTGCAAGAGTTCGTTGGTCTAGGGTCATATTAGATGAGGCACAGACAATAAAAAATCACAGGACACAGGTAGCCAGGGCCTGCTGTAGTCTTAAAGCAAAAGTAAGGTGGTGTTTATCTGGAACACCTATACAGAATTCAATAGATGAGTTGTTCAGCTACTTCAGATTTTTGCGATATGAACCATATAGTGCCTATAAATCATTTTGCAGTATGCTAAAGAACCCCATTTCCAGAAACTCAGTCCAAGGATATAAAAAGCTGTATGCTGTGCTCAGGACTGTAATGCTTCGTCGAACTAAAG GCACATTCATTGATGGAGAGCCTATTATTACATTACCATCAAAAACAATAAATCTAAATAAGGTGGAATTCTCTGTCGAGGAGCGGGCTTACTATAAAAAACTTGAAGCTGATTCACGGTCACAGTTCAAA GCCTATGCTGCTGCTGGTACTTTGGGTCAAAATTATGCCAATATACTACTGATGCTATTGCGCCTTCGGCAAGCTTGTGACCACCCACTGCTTGTGAAAGGTTTTACTTCAGATTCGGTTGAAAGATATTCCTCGCAGATGGCAACAAGTCTTCCGAGGAATATGCTGATAAACTTGTTAAAGCACCTTCAGACAACCTCAGCTATTTGTGGTTGGTGCAAA GATCCACCTGAAGATGCAATTGTCACAATGTGCGGACATGTTTTCTGCTACCAGTGTGTATCAGAATTCGTAAGGGGGGATGAAAATACATGTCCTTCACCTGAATGCAAACAGCAACTTGGTCCTGATCTTGTGTTCTCCAAAGCTACTCTAAGAAGGTGTCTGTCTGATGACCAAGTTGATAAACCCTCTAGTTCATCTCAGCCTGAAAAGTCGTCAATTTTGCAGAGTGACtatatttcttcaaaaattaaaGCTGCTTTGGAGATTCTTGCATCTCATTGCAAGTCAAACAGTCAAAGTTCGCAGTTGCATGGTGTGGATTCTTCAAATTTAGATGAAGAACTATTAAACTCAGGTGTTTCATGTTCGGATGCACAAATTGAAGCTCCAAGGAAAGCTATTGTTTTTTCTCAGTGGATTGGCATGTTGGATTTAGTTGAAATGGCATTGAAACAGTCTGGTCTAGTGTATAGGAAACTTGATGGTACGATGTCATTGTCTGCAAGGGACAAGGCTGTCAGGGAATTTAACACTGACCCCGAG GTGACAGTTATGCTCATGTCGCTTAAAGCCGGTAACCTTGGTCTCAACATGGTTGCTGCAACTCATGTGATTCTTCTGGACCTTTGGTGGAATCCAACTACTGAAGATCAGGCTATTGACAGAGCTCACCGAATAGGACAGAATCATCCTGTCACTGTATCACGGCTCACTATTCGGGATACTGTTGAAGATAGGATATTGGCTCTTCAG GATGAGAAAAGGAAAATGGTTGCATCTGCATTTGGCGAGGATCCAAGTGGAGGCACAGGAAGTCGGTTAACCGTGGAAGACTTGAAATATCTATTCATGGGAAATCAGTAA
- the LOC141684103 gene encoding helicase-like transcription factor CHR28 isoform X3, which produces MNHMKSQTGRGSDDELIMFDSSGYRIQPPSHAKSTSTSQHSISADKVFRSAVGEDRVVEHDERLIFQAALQDLSQPNLEANLPDGLMTVPLLRHQKIALAWMFQKETKSTFCSGGILADDQGLGKTISMIAIILKQRYEQSKSKPEDPNQQTTEALNLDDDEDNKITVLDDDNQDGESNDLKLLKEASTSRRAFKSLRPQAGTLVVCPASVLRQWARELDEKVAEKSPLKVLIYHGTTRTKEPSELAAYDVVLTTYALVANEVPKQPVVDEDEDDMKNGERHGLSAGFSTNKKQKKMNGASKRKKKSTRGIDISDIDLDSGALARVRWSRVILDEAQTIKNHRTQVARACCSLKAKVRWCLSGTPIQNSIDELFSYFRFLRYEPYSAYKSFCSMLKNPISRNSVQGYKKLYAVLRTVMLRRTKGTFIDGEPIITLPSKTINLNKVEFSVEERAYYKKLEADSRSQFKAYAAAGTLGQNYANILLMLLRLRQACDHPLLVKGFTSDSVERYSSQMATSLPRNMLINLLKHLQTTSAICGWCKDPPEDAIVTMCGHVFCYQCVSEFVRGDENTCPSPECKQQLGPDLVFSKATLRRCLSDDQVDKPSSSSQPEKSSILQSDYISSKIKAALEILASHCKSNSQSSQLHGVDSSNLDEELLNSGVSCSDAQIEAPRKAIVFSQWIGMLDLVEMALKQSGLVYRKLDGTMSLSARDKAVREFNTDPEVTVMLMSLKAGNLGLNMVAATHVILLDLWWNPTTEDQAIDRAHRIGQNHPVTVSRLTIRDTVEDRILALQDEKRKMVASAFGEDPSGGTGSRLTVEDLKYLFMGNQ; this is translated from the exons ATGAACCATATGAAAAGCCAAACTGGCAGGGGAAGTGATGATGAATTAATAATGTTCGATAGCAGCGGGTATAGGATTCAGCCTCCATCGCATGCAAAGTCTACTTCAACATCACAGCATTCCATTTCGGCAGATAAAGTTTTTCGCTCTGCGGTTGGTGAAGATAGAGTAGTTGAACATGACGAGAGGCTAATTTTTCAAGCTGCGTTGCAG GATCTAAGCCAGCCTAATCTTGAAGCTAATCTACCTGATGGCCTTATGACAGTCCCTCTTCTGAGACACCAG AAAATTGCACTAGCTTGGATGTTTCAAAAGGAAACTAAAAGCACATTTTGTTCTGGTGGAATTCTTGCCGATGATCAG GGACTTGGAAAAACCATTTCAATGATTGCCATTATACTGAAGCAGAGATATGAACAGTCAAAATCCAAACCAGAAGATCCAAACCAGCAGACAACTGAAGCCTTaaatttggatgatgatgaagatAATAAAATTACTGTTCTTGATGATGACAACCAAGATGGAGAATCTAATGACCTTAAATTGCTTAAAGAAGCAAGCACTTCTAGACGGGCATTTAAAAGTTTAAGGCCTCAAGCTGGAACTCTGGTTGTGTGTCCAGCAAGTGTGCTTCGTCAATGGGCTAGGGAGCTGGATGAGAAAGTTGCAGAAAAATCTCCACTTAAAGTTTTAATTTATCATGGAACCACTAGAACAAAGGAACCTAGCGAACTGGCAGCATATGATGTGGTTCTCACGACATATGCTCTTGTGGCGAATGAAGTTCCAAAACAACCTGTGGTTGATGAGGACGAAGATGATATGAAAAATGGGGAAAGGCATGGGTTATCTGCTGGGTTCTCTACTAACAAAAAACAGAAGAAGATGAACGGTGCTAGCAAGAGAAAAAAGAAAAGTACAAGAGGAATTGACATTTCTGATATTGATTTGGATTCTGGTGCTCTTGCAAGAGTTCGTTGGTCTAGGGTCATATTAGATGAGGCACAGACAATAAAAAATCACAGGACACAGGTAGCCAGGGCCTGCTGTAGTCTTAAAGCAAAAGTAAGGTGGTGTTTATCTGGAACACCTATACAGAATTCAATAGATGAGTTGTTCAGCTACTTCAGATTTTTGCGATATGAACCATATAGTGCCTATAAATCATTTTGCAGTATGCTAAAGAACCCCATTTCCAGAAACTCAGTCCAAGGATATAAAAAGCTGTATGCTGTGCTCAGGACTGTAATGCTTCGTCGAACTAAAG GCACATTCATTGATGGAGAGCCTATTATTACATTACCATCAAAAACAATAAATCTAAATAAGGTGGAATTCTCTGTCGAGGAGCGGGCTTACTATAAAAAACTTGAAGCTGATTCACGGTCACAGTTCAAA GCCTATGCTGCTGCTGGTACTTTGGGTCAAAATTATGCCAATATACTACTGATGCTATTGCGCCTTCGGCAAGCTTGTGACCACCCACTGCTTGTGAAAGGTTTTACTTCAGATTCGGTTGAAAGATATTCCTCGCAGATGGCAACAAGTCTTCCGAGGAATATGCTGATAAACTTGTTAAAGCACCTTCAGACAACCTCAGCTATTTGTGGTTGGTGCAAA GATCCACCTGAAGATGCAATTGTCACAATGTGCGGACATGTTTTCTGCTACCAGTGTGTATCAGAATTCGTAAGGGGGGATGAAAATACATGTCCTTCACCTGAATGCAAACAGCAACTTGGTCCTGATCTTGTGTTCTCCAAAGCTACTCTAAGAAGGTGTCTGTCTGATGACCAAGTTGATAAACCCTCTAGTTCATCTCAGCCTGAAAAGTCGTCAATTTTGCAGAGTGACtatatttcttcaaaaattaaaGCTGCTTTGGAGATTCTTGCATCTCATTGCAAGTCAAACAGTCAAAGTTCGCAGTTGCATGGTGTGGATTCTTCAAATTTAGATGAAGAACTATTAAACTCAGGTGTTTCATGTTCGGATGCACAAATTGAAGCTCCAAGGAAAGCTATTGTTTTTTCTCAGTGGATTGGCATGTTGGATTTAGTTGAAATGGCATTGAAACAGTCTGGTCTAGTGTATAGGAAACTTGATGGTACGATGTCATTGTCTGCAAGGGACAAGGCTGTCAGGGAATTTAACACTGACCCCGAG GTGACAGTTATGCTCATGTCGCTTAAAGCCGGTAACCTTGGTCTCAACATGGTTGCTGCAACTCATGTGATTCTTCTGGACCTTTGGTGGAATCCAACTACTGAAGATCAGGCTATTGACAGAGCTCACCGAATAGGACAGAATCATCCTGTCACTGTATCACGGCTCACTATTCGGGATACTGTTGAAGATAGGATATTGGCTCTTCAG GATGAGAAAAGGAAAATGGTTGCATCTGCATTTGGCGAGGATCCAAGTGGAGGCACAGGAAGTCGGTTAACCGTGGAAGACTTGAAATATCTATTCATGGGAAATCAGTAA
- the LOC141682633 gene encoding uncharacterized protein LOC141682633: MQIVTWVFKLLVIFSLFQLSLQAPPICSGADRGALLAFKARIYKDTTGMLASWVGMDCCDGGWEGIQCNPRTGRVTQVVLQRPADGDTGVFMKGTLSPSLGNLRFLEVMIISGMKRIAGNIPQSFSSLTRLTQLHLEDNVLEGSIPSSLGNLPFLKALSLSGNHLTGPIPPTFGNFRNLVQLTVARNHLQGPIPISLKNLFSLQYLDLSHNSLSGFIPDFVGQFKNLTFLDLSNNQISGGIPISLGSLASLSDMSLSQNQLAGSIPSEIGHLKSLTSLSLSMNQLSGQIPDTLSQLQNLWHLNLSRNALSNPLPDAFSKGIPSLLSIDLSYNHLNLGTVPEWIRSRELSDVHLAGCNLIGTLPVFAKPNSLNSVDLSDNHFTNGISDFFSKMSSLQKAKLSNNQLKSDLSTITLPTGLASLDLHSNQLFGSLSGILNRTSNFMQAMDLSNNYISGSIPEFSEGSSLTLLNVGSNKITGQIPDSISNLATLERLDISRNQVTGTIPTSLGLLFKLQWLDLSINKLVGKIPLSLLDIEKLRHANFRANKLCGMIPQGRPFNAFPSTAYGHNLCLCGKPLPPCKGMDNER; this comes from the coding sequence ATGCAGATTGTGACATGGGTTTTCAAGTTGTTGGTCATTTTTTCACTTTTTCAACTTTCTCTACAAGCACCACCTATTTGCTCAGGGGCTGACAGAGGTGCACTTCTTGCTTTTAAGGCCAGAATCTATAAGGACACTACTGGGATGTTAGCTTCTTGGGTAGGCATGGATTGTTGTGATGGAGGCTGGGAAGGTATTCAATGCAATCCAAGAACAGGGAGAGTGACACAAGTGGTGTTACAAAGGCCAGCTGATGGGGACACTGGTGTTTTCATGAAGGGCACTCTATCTCCTTCTCTTGGCAATTTAAGGTTCTTGGAAGTGATGATAATCAGTGGGATGAAAAGAATTGCAGGAAACATTCCTCAGAGCTTTTCGAGTCTTACCCGTCTCACACAACTACATTTAGAAGACAATGTACTTGAGGGTAGCATTCCTTCAAGTTTAGGTAACTTGCCTTTTCTCAAGGCGCTTTCATTAAGTGGCAACCATTTAACTGGTCCTATTCCTCCAACATTTGGGAATTTTAGAAACCTTGTTCAGCTTACAGTAGCCAGAAATCACCTTCAAGGTCCTATCCCAATCAGCTTAAAAAATCTTTTTAGTTTACAGTATCTTGATCTTAGCCACAATTCCTTATCCGGGTTCATCCCAGATTTTGTAGGCCAGTTCAAAAATCTGACATTTCTGGACTTGTCCAATAATCAAATATCAGGGGGGATTCCCATTTCTTTGGGCAGTCTAGCAAGTCTTTCGGATATGTCCTTAAGCCAAAATCAATTAGCTGGAAGTATCCCATCTGAGATAGGACATCTTAAGTCTCTTACCAGTTTGTCGCTGAGCATGAACCAGCTCAGTGGTCAAATTCCAGACACCTTGTCACAGTTACAAAACCTATGGCACCTCAACCTATCAAGAAATGCACTTTCAAATCCTTTGCCTGATGCATTCTCAAAAGGTATCCCTTCTTTGTTGTCCATAGATCTATCTTACAACCACCTAAATTTGGGGACAGTTCCAGAATGGATTAGAAGCAGAGAACTCTCCGATGTCCATTTAGCTGGATGCAACCTCATTGGAACCCTACCAGTTTTCGCAAAACCAAATTCCTTGAACTCCGTTGATCTCTCTGATAACCATTTCACTAATGGGATATCAGATTTCTTCTCAAAAATGTCCAGTTTGCAGAAGGCCAAGCTATCAAATAACCAATTGAAGTCTGACCTTTCTACAATCACGCTGCCAACAGGACTTGCGTCTCTTGATCTCCATTCCAATCAACTATTTGGTTCTCTTTCAGGTATCTTGAACAGGACAAGCAACTTCATGCAAGCTATGGACTTGTCAAACAATTACATTTCAGGTAGTATTCCAGAATTCTCCGAAGGCTCAAGTTTGACATTGCTCAACGTAGGAAGCAACAAGATTACTGGCCAGATTCCGGACTCTATCTCAAACCTAGCTACACTTGAAAGGCTAGACATTTCAAGAAATCAAGTAACTGGCACAATACCTACAAGCTTAGGGTTGTTGTTCAAGCTGCAATGGCTAGACCTGTCCATCAATAAACTTGTAGGAAAAATCCCTTTAAGCCTACTAGACATCGAGAAGCTAAGGCATGCAAACTTCAGGGCAAACAAACTATGTGGTATGATTCCACAAGGAAGACCTTTTAATGCATTCCCTTCAACTGCTTATGGACACAATCTGTGCTTATGCGGCAAGCCATTACCACCATGCAAGGGGATGGACAACGAGAGATGA